One Archangium violaceum genomic window, GTCGTCCACGCGCTCGCGGATGCGCGCGGTGAGGAAGGCGAAGCCCTCCAGCAGCCGCTCCACGTCGGGATCCGCGCCACGCTCGACCAACAGGCCGGCGACGCTCGGGTTGGCCAGCCCGAAGGCCCGGCCCATCTCCCGGAGGTAGCTGAGCTCGCTCAGGTAGTACTTGCTGAACATCCTCGCCCTTTCACCAGAGGTCGACCCGCCCGCCGGGTTGCAACTCGGTATGGAAGCGCACGGTGCCGCGCGCGTCCTTGATGTTGAGCTGCGCGATGATGTCGAACCGCAGGGCGGTCGGGTCCTGCTCGTCGGGGACGTGCATGACGACGACGTTCTTCAGCCGCGGCTCGAACTCCTGGATGGCCGTGCGGATGGACTGCTGCATCCTCGGGATGGCCGCAGGGAACAGGTGGATGATGTCGTTGAAATCCATGATGCCGAAGCCAGGGGCGGCCGCTGCCTCTCCCTTGCGGGTGTTGAGCAGGACCCGCAGGTGCTCGGCGATGGCGGCCACCGCGTTGCCTCGGGGCGCGAGCGCGCCGTGGCTGCTGGAGGCCAGACGTGTCAGGAGTCCTCGTTCGGCCATGGCGTGCGGAGGCTGCTCCGGAGCGCTCGCGTTTCACGCGGGCGCTCCGGGAGCGGAACGGACTAGCGCTGCGCGTCCCAGGTGTCGGTGTGCGTCACGCCGCCGTTGGTGATGGTCCAGTCGATCGTGTGGAACACGAAGGTGACCTCCTCCATGGCGGGCAGGTTGGTGCTGGCCGGCACGAAGCTGTCCGGCACGTGCTGCTTGATGCTGTTGATGCGGCCCTTCTTGATGGCGATGGTGTAGAACTGCTCGGTGGTGCCATCACCGGTCGGGTTGGGGCGGAAGAACTTGAAGGTCGCGTCGATGACCTGGTTCTCGCACAGGGCCTTCATGAGCAGCGGGGACGACTTGTCGATGCGCTTCACGATGCGCATCGGCGGGTACTGACGGCGACCCGTCGCCAGGCCGGAGCCCGACTCGCGCGCGGTGATGACCTCGTGCTCGAAGGACACGCACTCGATGGAGTCCTGGCGACCCAGGCTCGTCTGGGTGCTGTCACCCTTGATGTCCGTGCCGTTCGCCTTCAGGTACAGGTGTACTGTCTCAGCCATAAGCCACCTCGGTGTGTGCGCCGCGTACGGCGCGGAAGACCGGGCCCCTTGGGGCCCGGGGTTGATGGAGCCCGCGTTCAGCGGAACCACGAATCACGGGTGCGACGGGCTCACTCCTTGTCCAGCTTGCCCACCAACGACAGGGTGAAGGACGCGCCCATGTACTTGAAGTGCGGGCGCACCTGCAGGCTGCAACGATACCAGCCGGGCTGACCCTCCACATCCTCAACCGTCACGCGGGCGGCGCGCAGCGGGCGGCGCGAACGCACGGCGGGCGCCGGGTCGTCCATGTCGGCGATGTACTGGCTCATCCACTGGTTGAGCTCGCGCTCCAGGTCCGAGCGCTCCTTCCAGCTGCCAATCTGCTCGCGCTGGAGCACCTTCACGTAGTGCGCCAGCCGCGTCATGATGAACATGTAGGGCAGCTGCGTACCGAGGCGGTAGTTGGTCTCCGCCGCCTTACCCTCCGGCGTGCTGCCGAAGAACTTGGCCTTCTGCGCCGAGTTGGCCGAGAAGAAGGCCGCGTTGTCCGCGTCCTTGCGGAACACCAGGCCGATGAAGCCCTCCTCGCTCAGCTCGTACTCGCGCCGCTCGGTGAGCATCACCTCGGTGGGGACCTTGGTCTGGATCTCCCCCATGGCCTCGTACTGGTGCAGCGGCAGCATCTCCACCGCGCCACCGGACTGCGGGCCGATGATGTTCGGGCTCCAGCGGAACTTGGCGAACGAGTCCGCCACGCGGGTGGCGAACGCCGTGGAGGCGTGGCCCCACAGGTAGCGGTCATGGTGGCCGACCACGTCCTCGTTGAAGTTGAAGGCCTTCACGGGGATGGTCTTCTCACCGTAGGGCAGGCGCAGCAGGAAGCGCGGCATGCACAGGCCCACGTAGCGCGCGTCCTCGCTCTCGCGGAACGAGTGCCACCGGGCGTACTGCGGACCCTCGAAGAGGGACTTGAGGTCCTTGAGGTTCGGCAGGTTGAGGAAGTTCTGCTCGCCGAACATCTCCGGGCTGGCGTTGGCGATGAAGGGCGCGTGCGCCATGGCCGCCACGGACGCGCACTTGCGCAGCAGGTCGATGTCCTGCGGGCCCGGGCCGAAGTCGTAGTTGCCCAGCAGCAGGCCGTAGGGCTTGCCACCGAACACGCCGTACTCGTTGGAGTACACCAGCCGGTACAGGCCGCTCTTCACCACCTCGGGGGAGTCCTCGAAGTCCTTGAGCAGGTCCTCCTTGGAGACGTTGAGCATCTCCACGCGGATGTTCTCGCGGAAGTCCACCCGGTCCACGAGGAACTTCAGCGAGCGCCACGCGGACTCCAGCTTCTGGACGTCCTGGTGGTGCATGATCTCGTTGACCTGGGACGTCAGGCGCCGGTCGATCTCCGCGATCATCGCGTCGACGAGGGCCTTGTCCACGCGCTCCTCGGAGCGGTTGGGGGCCAGCATCTCGGTGATGAAGGCTTCCACGCCCCGGCGGGCGACGTCATAGCCCTCGTCCTTGGGCTTGATCTTCGCCTCGGAGAGGATCTCGTCGAGCAGGGAGGGCGAAACGGCCGCCGCGGCGCCCGCTGGATTCTGGGTCTGGGTCTGGGTGCTCATGGGTCACGCTCTCGCTGCTGGACTACTTCTTGGAATCACCGTTGCCATCGGCCTTGAGGCCAAGCTCGTCGATGAGGCGCTTGCGGCCCTCGTCGTCGGCGAGCATCGCCTGGAGCTTCTTGCGGAAGGCGGGGACGTTGCCCAGGGGCCCCTTGAGCGCGTGCAGCGCGCTGCGCAGCTCCAGCAGCTTCCGGAGCTCGGGCACCTGGTTGACGATGCTCTCGGGCGCGAAGTCCGCCAGGCTCTTGAACTGCAGGGACACGGCCAGGTTGGCGCCGTCCTCGTTGGACAGCTTGTCCGTGACGGAGATGTCCACCTTGAGGTCCTGCTGCGCCATGACCTCGGTGAAGTTCATCTTGTCGACGTTGATGGGAGCGCGATCCTCCAGCGGGCGGTCATCCTGCCGGCCGGTGAAGTCACCCATCATCAGCATCTTGAGGGGCAGCTCGACCTGCTCCTGCATGTTACCCGTTGCGGGCTTGTAGACGATGTTGACGCGCTCGGTAGGGGCGACGGAACTCTCTTTGCTCATCTGCTGCTATCTCCTCTTGAGTGAGGTGGGTGGTGCGTGGGCTCGTCGCCAGTTGAAGCTTGTCCGAGAATGCTGCCCCAGTGTCAGGGTTGAACGCGCAGGGCGGCAGCGGGGTCGAGCTGGGCGAGACGACGATAACGGATCCAAAAATCTCCTACCAGACCATCTGGTGAATCTTTTCCGGCGAGGACACAGGTGAGGAACCCCTCGAGACATGCGGCGGCGAGCGCGGGCTCCCAGGAGTCCAGCGCTTGCGCGGTGCACTCGGCATCGAGCGCTTCGTAGAGCGCGCGGGCCGTGGTGAGCTGTCCTGCTTGGACGCACATACGTGCCAGGTGCAGCCGCGCGACGAAGCGCGCGCGGGCCGTGCTGGCCGAGGCGAGACGCGCCTGGTGTTGCGCGAGCGTTTCCCCCTCGGCGGACGCGTCCTGCGCGGGGGTGTCGAGCTCTCGGGGAAGGGGCGCTGGGATGATGATGTTCCGGGGCGCGGCGGTGGGCTTCGCGAGCACCTCGCGCTGCAGCCATTCCTTGGTGGCCGCGTCCGCCATGGGCGTGCCATCCGCCGCCACCAGGTCCACCACCGCGGGCATGCGCTTGAGCAGACTGCTCAGCTCCAGCAGCAATGCCTCACGTGCGGACGCATGGGTGGGGCCAAGCGATGTCAGGGCATGCGCGCTGAAACGCTGCAAATCCAGCACGAAGCGATGCTGGGTCATGGCGGACTCTGCTTCGTCGAGCAGCTCCGCCCAGCGTGAATGGTTTGTCAGGGTTTCCAACTTGGTGCGCAGCGGCGCGGGCAGCGGCGGGAGGGATGTCCTGCCATTGGCGCCGGTGGGAGGAGGCTGTGAGATGTGCAGCCACAATCCGGTGCGCAGCAGTCTGTAGGCGAGCGGGTCGGCTGGATTGGCCCGGCGCAGCACCCCGGAGGCGGAAGCCAGCGACGAGCCGATGTTGCGCAGGAAGTCCGCGGCGGCCTCCGCGCTGGTGAGCTCACCGGTGGGGGCGGAGGGGAGCTGCGCGGCCAGGGCCGCCACCGCGGCGGAGGGCGCGGCGGGGGCCGGCGTGGGCGCCGCGGGAGCGGGTGGAGGAGCGGGCGTGGGTGGAGGCGTGACGGCGGGGGCGGGGGTGGTACCCGTCGTCGCCGGGCTCTCCGCGGGGGCCGCCGGCGTGGAAGGGGCGGTGGGTGGGACGGGCGCCTGCGCGGGAGCGGCCGTCGTGGGCGCCGCGGCCTGCTGGGGCATGCTCGCGCGCAGCCGCTCGAGGCTCGTGAGGATCGGTCCGAGCGCCGGGCCCTGTGAGGCGAGGCGCGTGCGCGTCACCTCGGCGAGCTTCGACACTGCGGAGGACAGGGCTTCCACCACCGCGGGCGAGGTGCTCTCGGCCTGCACGGTGGGGAGCACGTGCTTCATGCGCTCCACGTACCAGGACAGCGCGAGCCCGCGGCTGCGCAGGCGCGAGGCCTCCGGGAAGAGTCCCTGCCAGTAGCGCTCGGTGAGCTCCGCCAGCAGCGTCGCCCCGGTGATGGCGCCGGGCAGGCCCTCGGTCATGTACAGCCCGAAGGCGAAGTAGGAGGCCAGCCACAGGTCCTTGGTGGTCGTCTGCAGCAGCTCCCCGGCGTTGCGGACGACCTCGTCCCAGCGTACGGCGTCTCCCGTGGGGGACTCGAGCTTGGCCACCTCGGCGAAGATGTTGTCGTAGGTGGGGTGATGCTTGGACGGGGCTCCGCAGGGAGCCTCGTCGGAGATGGGCTGGAGCCACGTGTTGGCGCGCTCGCGGAAGATGTCGTTGGAGGGCGTCATGAGGGGCGCTCCTTCATCGCGCGAGGGCACGCAGGAGCTGCTCGAGCGTGCTGTTGGAGGAATCGATGACCTGGCGCTGCGAGGCGGACAGCGCCTGCTTCGCCTGCGCCATCGCGGCGGGCTTCTCGGTGCGCAGGGGCCAGAGGTTGCTCCCCGAGCGCGTGGGTTGGGCCAGGTGCAGCAGGAGGGTAGGGGGCGCGGCGCCCAGGCAGAGCAGGAGCCGCGGCTGCTGCCCGTCGGACCAGAAGAAGGACGGAGGCAGGGATGACCAGCGCAGCAGCCGCGTGGCGAGCTCCAGCCAGGTGACGGGCCCCATGTGCGGGGGATAGGGACAGTCCAGCATCACGCCGGCCAGCCCCTGCTCGCGGTGGCGCTCTCCCGCGCAGGCCGTGAGGAAGGTGTGCAGCGCGTAGTAGCGCCCCTCGGGAGCCTGGTTTCCATTGACGTGCTGGAGCAGCTCCGCGCAGCGCTTCTCGGAGAGCAGTGCCTCCCGGAGTCGCTCGGCCACCCGGATGTCACCGGGCCGCACGGTGGGCAGCTTCGCCGTGCGCTCCTGCAGCTTCGGCACGTCGAGCGAGCCGGCCTCCCGCAGCAGCTCCACGCTGGCCCGGAGGAAGGGCTGATAGGTCTCCGGCAGCAGCGCGTAGCGTCCGACCACGTCCGAGGCGGGCAACTCCTGGAAGATGGCCAGCGGAAAGGCACGCCCCACACTGTCCGCGCTCGGCGCCAGCACGCCCACCAACACCGAGCTCTCGCCGGGTGCGGTGAAGACGAAGCTGGCGTGAGCCGTGGGCAGTGCGCTCCGAGCCCCGTGCAGCCGGCCGGTGCTCTCCTCCATCCAGCGGAAGAGGTACCGGGCCAGGGGGCTGGCCGCGTTGTGCCGGACGAACTCCGCGTGGCGCGGAGCCTTGCCCAGCAGCCCGATGTGAGGCGCCTGCGTCATCCTCAAGGAGCTCCGTTGGTGCTCACCATCTCGATGCAACCCTTGCCACCCCGGGCGATGCCGTTCGGGGGCGTCAGGCCCGGATCCCGGAAGATCTGCAGCAGTCGAGAGGTGTTGTTGCCAGACAGACCGAAGAACGGGTTGGCGGTGCGCTCGGGGCGGAAGTCGATGGCGACGAGCGCCCCGTTCATGTCCTCGATCTCCCAGACGGCGGTGAAGAAGCGGCCGTCTCCGCTGGGCTCGATGCGCTTCACGCGCTCGAGCAGGCGGAACAGGCCCCACTCGCCGGGCTCATCGATGTCCGCGGTGGCACCGGAGGCGTTCTCCACGTGGATGTGCGCGCCCAGCTTTCCGGCCTGGCCGGGCCAGCTCATCGGCTTCCAGATGTTGTCCGGACCGTTGCGGTACATCTCGTCGGTGCCGTCGATCGTCAGGGTGATGGCGGAGATCTCGGACGGCGAGGTGTCCGGCGACGTGCCCGCGCGCACGCGCACCTGGAAGCGGACGAGCGGATCCACGGTGTCACCCGGGAAGAGGGTGATGGCCAGGTTGTTGGACTTCTCCAGGAAGGTGAGCAGGTCCTCGCGGTACATGTCGCGCGTGTTGAGGTTGGCGAACGTCCACTTGCGGCCGGAGGTGACGACCTCGTCGGCCAGGTTCTGCTGGATGAACTTGCGCAGCGTGCCTCCCGAGGGCCGCAGGAACTCCGAGAGCTCCGCCAGGGGGGCGTCCTGCATCGACTCGCGCACGAACGGATAGCGGTTGGCCATGAGCTGGGCGAAGGGCTTGGTGACGGCCTCGCACCAATCGTTGCTCTTGGTCTGCGCCACGCCGGCGAAGACGATGGAGCGCATGTCCTGGAAGGGCGGCAGCAGCAGCTTCTCCAGGATGGGTCCGCCGCTCTCGTACTTCTTGACGAGCATGGCCACGCTCTCGCGCGTGGTCTTGATCTTCTCGAGCAGGGCGCCGGACTCCGAGGGCTTCTCCTTCACGCCCAGCAGGGAGATGAGCACCAACGCGAGCTGGTCCTGGTAGAAGTCGAGCGCCGTCAGCTTCTCCTCGCCGTCCTCGGAGCGCGACTCCTCGGTGGTGAACTTGATGAGGGTGGCGAACTCCTTCTCCACGTCGCGGGGCCCGAGCGTGTACTCACCCGTGGACGCATTCGGGTCGATGAGCCTCGGCTCGTCCTTCTTCTCGTTGGAGAAGACCTGCTCGAGGGCCCTGCGGGCCGCGCTCTTCTCCTCCTGCTTCGGCGTGCGTACCAATTGCACGTTGTAGGAGAGCGCCCGGAACAGCTTGCCGAAGGCGGGCGGCTTGCCACGCGTGAGGCTCTCGAGCAGCGCCTGCATCTGGTCCACGTTATCCGGCGGCCGGACGGTGATGGACTGGAGGAAGTCCTTCCACTCCTGGATGTACTGTTGGTAGTAGCGCGTGCGCAGCTCGGCGCGGGACTGCTCCTCGTCTTCCTTGGCGTCCCGGTCCAGCACCCAGGCTTCCTTGTTCTTGAAGGCGGACTCCAGCCGCGAGCGCACCACCTGATCCCACGCGACCTTGGTGAAGGCACCGCGGACGCGCTTGGTGGCGCGCATGGCGGGCACGGCGCCGACGATGTCATCCAGCGTCTGGTCCGGGTACTCGCGGCTCACGTCGGAGACGATGCGATCCATCTCCAGCGTGGTCACGGGGACGCGGTTGAGCGCTCTGCGCGTGGCACGCACGATGTTGTTGTTGCGCGCGAAGGCGAGCTGCTCCGGCTCCGCCGCCAGCATCTGGATGTACGTGCGGGCGTGGCGGGTGATGGCCTGCTGCAGGTTGGCCTCTCCGCCCGAGCCCTTCACGTGGGTCCAGTGACGGACCATCTGGTCCACCAGCCAGTCCTGGTGGGCGTCGTCGAGCGCCGGCTCACGCGGCGTGTGCGGCCAGGTAATGAGCAGGTACATCTTCAGCGCATCGAAGTGGCGCGCGTAGTCATCGGAGCCGGGCTTCCAGTCCGGCGAGTCCTGGTTCTGCGCGAACAGGTTGAGGTTCTGCTCGATGCGCTCGTACTGGTTGCCGAGCAGCACCCGGCGCAGGGCGGTGTTGTAGAAGGACTGCGCCAGCGGGAAGAGCTTGTCACCCTCGTACAGACCGAAGCGCAACCAGAAGGGGGCTCCCTCCGTCTTGTGCTTCGTCAACTCCTGGAGCTGGGCCTGCAGCGGGGTCAGGTCCGTGATGCGCGAGAGGTCGTCCCGGTCATCCAGACGCACGGCGGTGATGGCATCGCGCACGTCGCGCGCCAACGTCCGGTTCTGGAAGTAGGAGATGATGGGGAGCACCAGCAGCAGGGCCGCGGCGGTGAAGTAGGTGGCCGTGAGTATCAGCTGACGGCGGCGGTAGCGCTGCTCCTCGATGGAGCTGCGGGCGGCCATCTCCTGGTCCTGGAACATCACCTTGGTGAAGATGTCCCACAGGAAGTAGCTGCGGCCCTCCGCGCTCGGCTCGGGCTGCGGACGCGAGTCCCCGAAGAGCTCCCCCGAGGAGCCCGACAGCCGCTCCATCGGCTTGACCTCCTGGGTTCCGCTGGTGAAGTACAACCCGCGCATCACCGGCGTGTCCTGGTACACGTTGTCCAGGAAGAGCGGCTGGACGAACTCGGCCAGGTTCTTGCGCAGCTCGGCGAAGCGCTGCGGGAACTGGTAGATGTTCTCGCGCGCCTCCAGCCGGCGCTCCTGGCCCAGCCGCTTGACCGTGCGCTGCTCCAGCACGTTCACCAGCTCGTCGAAGCGCTCCAGCAGCAGGTCCGTGGACGCCTCCGCCTGGGCGCCCATGGGCACGGTGAAGCCCCAGATCTGCCCGCGCTCGGAGCGCGTCAGGTCCGCGTACATCTCCGTGAAGCCGGGGAGGAGATCACACTTGGTGACCATCAGGTACACGGGCACCAGCGTGCGCAGACGCGAGGTGATCTCATCCAGGCGCTCGCGGATGCTCTGCCCCAGCTCGCCGGCGACCTGGGGATCCACCCCCATCAGCTCGCTGACGCTCACCGCCACGATGAGGCCGTTGATGGGCCGCTTCGGGCGGTACTTCGTCAGCGTGTCGAGGAAGGCGAACCACTCGGGCTTGTCGTCCTCGCTGCTCACGTAGCGGCCGGCGGTGTCGAGGATGACGGCTTCGTTCGTGAGCCACCAATCGCAGTTGCGCGTGCCGCCCACACCTCGTACGCCGCCACCCTTGGCGGAGAGGTAGGGGAACTTCAGACCCGAGTTGCGCAGCGCGGTGCTCTTGCCCGCGCCCGGCGGTCCGACGATGAGGTACCAGGGCAGCACCGCGAGCGCATCCTTGCGGCCCCGCGACAGCTTGGAGGTCTTGAGCGCCTCCACCGCCTTGGAGAACTCGGCCTGCATGGCCTTGATCTCCGGCTGCAGGTCCGGCCGGACCGTCTTGACCTGCTCCTCGGCCTGCGCCTCCAGCGCGCCCTCGAGCTTCTTGGCCGCCTTGCGCGACTTGATCTTCCCGACGATCCACTTGCAGAGCGCGAACAGCAGGAACACGCCCGCGGTGATGAGCCCCGTGAGGATCGGCGGAGCTCCCAGCATGGCGACCGCGCCCCAGGCCAGTCCCACCAGGAACGTGATGACGAGTGCCCAGATCATCGCGTCTCTCCCGTGTGGGTGGCCATGTGGAGCTTGATCTCGTTCAGGAAGGTGTCGACGGCGCCATCCAGGCTGACCACCAGCCCGCCATAGACGAGCACGGCGAGCGCCAGCGCCCCGAGCGAGATGATCATCGGGGACAGCCTGCGCTTGCCGGCGAGCATCGACTCGGAGGGCCGCTCACCGTGTGGCGACAGCACGTCGAAGTCGAAGGGTTTGGCTCGCTCCAGGTCCTTCTGGACCGAGTCGATGAGCGTCATCAGCTCCAGCTCGCCGCCGCGGATGCGGTAGCGGCCCTGGAAGCCGAAGAGCATGCACAGGTAGTAGACCTGCAGCACCTCGGCGCGGTGTGGATCCTTCCGGATGGCCTGCAAGCGGTGGAAGAAGCCGTCACCGGCGACGTTCTCGTTGAAGTACTGGAGCTGCAGCAGGTTGGTCATCCAGAACGAGCGGTAGGGCTCGGGCCGGGTGAGCGCGACCTCGTCGAGCAGGGCGACCAGGGCATAGGCCATGTCCTGGGCGTCCTGGTGGCTGAAACCCAGCACGGCCGCGCGCCGCAGCATCTCGTCCACGACGCCGCGCAGGCGGTGATGCAGCACCTCGGGAGGGGGAACCGCGGCGGCATCCGAGTTGCGGATGCGGATCGCCGCGTCGAAGCAGTCCTTGGTGGCTTCGGTGACTCGTTGCATGGCGTTCGGTCGTCAGCGGCTGGCGGTGGGGACGGCGAGCAGCTCCACCGTCGTCTGTGCGGCGTCGAAGGGGTGCGGCAGGTAGAGCGCGAGCGTTCGATCCCTCATCGCGTTCTTCCAGTAGCCGTCCGAGGTGAAGAGGGTGAAGTAGAGGACCCCCGGCTGGATGGGCACCTCGGGCGGGGGGCGGTAGTTGACCTGGATGGGGACACCGGGCGAGGTGGCCTGCACCAGGTTCTGGATGTCGCCCCAGCTGGCCAGCTTGGCGAGCTTGGGCAACTGCTCCGCCACCGTGCGCTCCGGCAGCTCGCTGCGCACGGAGAGGAAGAACTGGCCACAACGATCCAGCCGCTCGTCCTCGAGCTTCCCGCGGTAGAGCCGGTCGTCGCCGGACTGCAGCTGCACCGTGAGGCACTGCTCGAGCGCCACGGAGCGCATCAGCGACTGGAGGCGGCGGAACAGCTCCTCGAAGGTGACGCGCAGCTGGATGAACTGGAAGGGCGGCAGCGTGGTGGGATCCGCGTCCGCGGCGAAGGTGCACAGCTGTCCCGCGCACTGGCTGAGCGCCAGGTAGAGCGCGTGCGGCCGCATGTTGCCCGCGTCGATGGCGTGCTGGAGCAGCGGGATGATGCCGTTGAGGGCGCTGAGCTCCAGGAAGAGCGTCACGTCCGAGGCGGTGAACTCGAGCGCGGACGCGTCCCGGTGCCGGCGCCGCGAGGCGAGCTGGCGCTGCTTGGCCACGATGAGCCGCAGCAGCGTGCGCAGCTCGCTCATGATGTAGGGCGAGGCGTCGATGCGCAGCGCGGGCGGGATGTAGTTCTCGACGAGCGTCAGGCTGCCGGAGCGATCGCGCGACAGCTCGGCGATCTTGATGGCGTCGTAGTCCTCGCGCGGCTCGGTGCCGAAGAGCAGCTTGACGTTGCGCTGCGCGAAGGCCACCGGGACGATGGAGGTGGACGCGGTCAGGTCGTTCACCGGCCGGTTGGTCGGGGTGAAGCGGGGGTTGCCGCCGATCCGATCTCCACCACCATAGCTCTCCACGCCGCTGCGCTCGCGCGGAACGCCGAGGTAGACGTCCAGCACCTGCTGCGCTGGCGGGAAGACGCCCTCCGTGGGGCGGGCCGGCGGGGCCTCGGGATCGCCACTGTGGAAGCCGATGGGCATTCCGTCGGGAAGGACGCCGTTGAAGTGGCGCAGCTGCACGCGGCCGGCGCGCAGGGCCTCCATGTCGAACTCCAGGGAGTAGACGCCCCAGGGATAGGGCTCCACCGCCCCCAGCCGGAGGTCCAGCAGGTTCTCATGATAGAGGTCGAGCTGCTGCATGTGGTGGGGACTCATGAACATCCCCTCCGACCAGACAACGCGCTGCGCGTTCTTCATGCACTCCTCTTGGGATGCGATGGCACCTCGGCCTCGTCGGACTGAGCGGCGGGAGCCGGCTCCGTCAGCGTGGCCTGGGGGCGAAGAATGTCGATCTGATAGCCCTGGAGCCGGTAGCGAAGCCGCACATCCCAGGGCTTGGGCTCGCCCTGGTCTCCCGCGGGCCTCTCGACGCACAGGGGCGGAGGCACGGGATCCAGTGCGCTGACGGTCCGCCACGAGTAGCCGAGCGGCTGGCGGAAGTGGCCCATGGTCAGGATGAAGCGGGCCTTGGGATCCCGCTGGATCCACCGCTGGAGTTTCTGGCCCGGGGCGACGGTGAACTCGGCCACCTGGAGCAGGTCCTCTCCGAGGTACTCCTTGGGGCGGTTCCAGAGGTCGCGGAAGCCCGCGCGCTCCAGCTTCGCGCTGTCCTTGAGCTGGATGACCTGCACCACGGTGGGCAGCGAGCGTCCGCGCGGATCAGGATTCACCTGATCGGAGACATCCAGGACGACCTGCATGGGAGGAGGGGTCTCGCACGGCGTGGGCCCCACGCGCTTCGCACACGAGGTACCGGTGGCTGCCGCGAGCAGGAGAGTGAGCAGAACCCTTTTGTCTCGACTACCGGAACGGACGCATGCCTTGGGGCATGCCTGTGGCTGTGCCTTCACGAGTCCTCGTCTCACGTGCGGTGTTTCCCCCCTCCACAGGTCTGATGGACGGCGTGAAACCTGCCAGAGTGTACGAAAGGCTGCAAGTCCAGGGACCGTGTTCACTCTGAACGGAACGGGTTCTTGAGTGATGGGGGCAGGTATGTAGCGGCACGTGCGGACGTGTTGACGCGTTCGGGGCATGTGCCTCTCTCGGGCGCATCGGGCCGGAGCGCATTTCTGGCCGGATCACTGCTAGAGTGCAGCAGCTTGTTGACCGGTAGATCTACGCTGTGGCGCGCTGGTGCCGCGCCTCGACACACCCGAAGCGGGGGAGCCATGGGAAGAAGGATTCTCGCGCCTGGCGCACTGGCGCTGTTGCTGCTGTTGCCTGGAGTGGCGGCCTTCGCGCAGACGACTCCAATCAAGTCGTTCGACCTGGAGCGTCTGGAACTCAATCCCGGAGCTGAAGGCTCGCTCGTCGTGGGCACGGGAGAGTTGCTGCAGGCCGGGCAGTTCCGCATCTCCGCGACAGCCCACTACTCGCACCGGCCGTTGATGTTGTTCCGGGAGGGGAAGGCCACCGGGGTCGTGCCGGGTCGGAGCACGATGCACCTGTCCGCCGCCTACTCCCTGACGAACAGGTTGCAGGTGGAGGGACAGCTGCCGTTGGTGGTGTTGCAGCAATGGGGACCGAGTGCTCCGAATCCAGATGGGCCAAGCTCCTTCCTGCTGGGGACGCCCACGGTAGGGCTGCGCCTGGGTCTGCTCACGCAGGACGATCAGGGCGGGGTCGATGTGGCGGTGGGGGGTGATGTCGGGCTGCCAGTGGGCAACAAGGATGCGTACGCGCGGGATGATGGGCTGCGTTACTCGCCGCGGGTGATGGTGGGCCGGCGCTTTGGTTTCCTGCGGGCGGCCTTGGACGCGGGAGTGCTGGTTCGCCCAGCGGTGCGCGTCACCGATGCCAACGCCGATGTCCTGGATAAACTGGGCAATGAGCTGCGCATTGGGGCGGCGCTGGTGACGACGGGGCGCCGGATGCGGTGGGAGTTCAATGTCCGAGGCATGGTTCCTCTTACGGAGCAGCCGGGCTCGGTGGAACTGATGCCGGGAGTGCGCTACCTGGTGAACCCCTCGATGGAGGTGTTCGCGCTGGCGGGCATCGGGGTCGGCAAGAGTCCAGGGACGCCACTGTTCCGGGTGCTCGCGGGAGGTTCTTTCGGAGACGTGACGCCGCGGCGAGGGCCGGGGGAGTCCTCCGTCAAGTGCGACATGGGACTGTCCCTGGCTCCGGAGGAGTGCCCGGACAGTGACTACGACGGCGACAGTGTGCGCAACGTCGATGACAAGTGCCCGACCGTGCCGGGCGATCCCGCGCGTGCGGGCTGCCCACGGACGGACCTGGACAAGGATGGCATCGAGGACTCGCTGGACGCCTGTCCGACGGAGTTTGGCCCTGCCGCGAGCCAGGGCTGTCCCGCGCGTGATCAGGACAAGGACGGCGTCGAGGACGAACTGGACAGTTGCCCGGCGGAGGCGGGTCCCGCGGACAACCGGGGCTGCCCGCTCAGGGACCGCGACAAGGACGGAATCGAGAACGACCAGGACGAGTGTCCCGA contains:
- the tagF gene encoding type VI secretion system-associated protein TagF, which encodes MTQAPHIGLLGKAPRHAEFVRHNAASPLARYLFRWMEESTGRLHGARSALPTAHASFVFTAPGESSVLVGVLAPSADSVGRAFPLAIFQELPASDVVGRYALLPETYQPFLRASVELLREAGSLDVPKLQERTAKLPTVRPGDIRVAERLREALLSEKRCAELLQHVNGNQAPEGRYYALHTFLTACAGERHREQGLAGVMLDCPYPPHMGPVTWLELATRLLRWSSLPPSFFWSDGQQPRLLLCLGAAPPTLLLHLAQPTRSGSNLWPLRTEKPAAMAQAKQALSASQRQVIDSSNSTLEQLLRALAR
- the tssM gene encoding type VI secretion system membrane subunit TssM — protein: MIWALVITFLVGLAWGAVAMLGAPPILTGLITAGVFLLFALCKWIVGKIKSRKAAKKLEGALEAQAEEQVKTVRPDLQPEIKAMQAEFSKAVEALKTSKLSRGRKDALAVLPWYLIVGPPGAGKSTALRNSGLKFPYLSAKGGGVRGVGGTRNCDWWLTNEAVILDTAGRYVSSEDDKPEWFAFLDTLTKYRPKRPINGLIVAVSVSELMGVDPQVAGELGQSIRERLDEITSRLRTLVPVYLMVTKCDLLPGFTEMYADLTRSERGQIWGFTVPMGAQAEASTDLLLERFDELVNVLEQRTVKRLGQERRLEARENIYQFPQRFAELRKNLAEFVQPLFLDNVYQDTPVMRGLYFTSGTQEVKPMERLSGSSGELFGDSRPQPEPSAEGRSYFLWDIFTKVMFQDQEMAARSSIEEQRYRRRQLILTATYFTAAALLLVLPIISYFQNRTLARDVRDAITAVRLDDRDDLSRITDLTPLQAQLQELTKHKTEGAPFWLRFGLYEGDKLFPLAQSFYNTALRRVLLGNQYERIEQNLNLFAQNQDSPDWKPGSDDYARHFDALKMYLLITWPHTPREPALDDAHQDWLVDQMVRHWTHVKGSGGEANLQQAITRHARTYIQMLAAEPEQLAFARNNNIVRATRRALNRVPVTTLEMDRIVSDVSREYPDQTLDDIVGAVPAMRATKRVRGAFTKVAWDQVVRSRLESAFKNKEAWVLDRDAKEDEEQSRAELRTRYYQQYIQEWKDFLQSITVRPPDNVDQMQALLESLTRGKPPAFGKLFRALSYNVQLVRTPKQEEKSAARRALEQVFSNEKKDEPRLIDPNASTGEYTLGPRDVEKEFATLIKFTTEESRSEDGEEKLTALDFYQDQLALVLISLLGVKEKPSESGALLEKIKTTRESVAMLVKKYESGGPILEKLLLPPFQDMRSIVFAGVAQTKSNDWCEAVTKPFAQLMANRYPFVRESMQDAPLAELSEFLRPSGGTLRKFIQQNLADEVVTSGRKWTFANLNTRDMYREDLLTFLEKSNNLAITLFPGDTVDPLVRFQVRVRAGTSPDTSPSEISAITLTIDGTDEMYRNGPDNIWKPMSWPGQAGKLGAHIHVENASGATADIDEPGEWGLFRLLERVKRIEPSGDGRFFTAVWEIEDMNGALVAIDFRPERTANPFFGLSGNNTSRLLQIFRDPGLTPPNGIARGGKGCIEMVSTNGAP
- a CDS encoding DotU family type IV/VI secretion system protein, producing MQRVTEATKDCFDAAIRIRNSDAAAVPPPEVLHHRLRGVVDEMLRRAAVLGFSHQDAQDMAYALVALLDEVALTRPEPYRSFWMTNLLQLQYFNENVAGDGFFHRLQAIRKDPHRAEVLQVYYLCMLFGFQGRYRIRGGELELMTLIDSVQKDLERAKPFDFDVLSPHGERPSESMLAGKRRLSPMIISLGALALAVLVYGGLVVSLDGAVDTFLNEIKLHMATHTGETR